A single window of Zea mays cultivar B73 chromosome 10, Zm-B73-REFERENCE-NAM-5.0, whole genome shotgun sequence DNA harbors:
- the LOC100279981 gene encoding 1-aminocyclopropane-1-carboxylate synthase 7 (The RefSeq protein has 1 substitution compared to this genomic sequence) encodes MAGSSAEQLLSRIAAGDGHGEISSYFDGWKAYDMNPFDLRHNRDGVIQMGLAENQLSLDLIEQWSVDHPEASICTAQGAPQFRRIANFQDYHGLPEFREAMAKFMGQVRGGKVTFDPDRVVMCGGATGAQDTLAFCLADPGDAYLVPTPYYPAFDRDCCWRSGVKLLPIECHSSNNFTLTREALVSAYDGARRQGVRVRGILITNPSNPLGTTMDRGTLAMLAAFATERRVHLICDEIYAGSVFAKPGFVSIAEVIERGDAPGCNRDLVHIAYSLSKDFGLPGFRVGIVYSYNDDVVACARKMSSFGLVSSQTQHFLAMMLADAEFMARFLAESARRLAARHDRFVAGLREVGIACLPGNAGLFSWMDLRGMLREKTHDAELELWRVIVHRVKLNVSPGTSFHCNEPGWFRVCYANMDDDTMEVALDRIRRFVRQHQHSKAKAERWAATRPLRLSLPRRGATTASHLAISSPLALLSPQSPMVHAS; translated from the exons ATGGCCGGTAGCAGCGCGGAGCAGCTCCTCTCCAGGATCGCCGCCGGCGACGGCCACGGCGAGAACTCGTCCTACTTCGACGGGTGGAAGGCCTACGACATGAACCCTTTCGACCTGCGCCACAACCGCGACGGCGTCATCCAGATGGGCCTCGCCGAGAACCAA CTGTCGTTGGACCTGATCGAGCAATGGAGCGTGGACCACCCGGAGGCGTCCATCTGCACGGCGCAGGGCGCGCCGCAGTTCCGGAGGATAGCCAACTTCCAGGACTACCACGGCCTGCCGGAGTTCAGAGAG GCGATGGCCAAGTTCATGGGGCAGGTGAGGGGCGGCAAGGTGACGTTCGACCCCGACCGCGTCGTCATGTGCGGAGGAGCCACCGGCGCGCAGGACACTCTCGCCTTCTGCCTCGCTGACCCGGGCGACGCCTACCTCGTGCCGACGCCTTATTACCCAGC TTTCGACCGCGACTGTTGCTGGAGGTCAGGAGTGAAGCTGCTGCCCATCGAATGCCACAGCTCGAACAACTTCACCCTCACCAGGGAGGCGCTCGTGTCGGCCTACGACGGCGCGCGGAGGCAGGGCGTCCGCGTCAGGGGCATCCTCATCACCAACCCCTCCAACCCGCTGGGCACCACCATGGACCGCGGCACGCTGGCGATGCTCGCCGCGTTCGCCACAGAGCGCCGCGTCCACCTCATCTGCGACGAGATCTACGCGGGCTCCGTCTTCGCCAAGCCGGGCTTCGTGAGCATCGCCGAGGTCATCGAGCGCGGCGACGCCCCGGGCTGCAACAGGGACCTCGTCCACATCGCGTACAGCCTCTCCAAGGACTTCGGCCTCCCGGGCTTCCGCGTCGGCATCGTCTACTCCTACAACGACGACGTGGTGGCCTGCGCGCGCAAGATGTCCAGCTTCGGCCTCGTCTCGTCGCAGACGCAGCACTTCCTGGCGATGATGCTCGCCGACGCGGAGTTCATGGCACGCTTCCTCGCGGAGAGCGCGCGGCGGCTGGCGGCGCGCCACGACCGCTTCGTCGCGGGCCTCCGCGAGGTCGGCATCGCGTGCCTGCCGGGCAACGCGGGCCTCTTCTCGTGGATGGACCTGCGGGGCATGCTCCGGGAGAAGACGCACGACGCGGAGCTCGAGCTGTGGCGGGTCATCGTACACAGGGTGAAGCTCAACGTGTCGCCCGGCACGTCGTTCCACTGCAACGAGCCCGGCTGGTTCCGCGTCTGCTACGCCAACATGGACGACGACACCATGGAGGTCGCGCTCGACCGGATCCGCCGCTTCGTGCGCCAGCACCAGCACAGCAAGGCCAAGGCCGAGCGCTGGGCGGCCACGCGGCCCCTTCGCCTCAGCTTGCCGCGCCGGGGAGCAACCACCGCTTCGCATCTCGCCATCTCCAGCCCCTTGGCGTTGCTGTCGCCGCAGTCCCCGATGGTCCACGCCAGCTAG
- the LOC100192663 gene encoding GDSL esterase/lipase At5g41890 precursor, translated as MSPAGLPRHKMAPSRALHRPSLLATAAALLLLILPPSAAAAVPAPALFIFGDSLVDAGNNDYLVTLSKANGPPYGIDFESSGGNGKPTGRFTNGMTIADIMGESLGQKSLAPPFLAPNSSAAITSSGINYGSGSSGIFDDTGSFYIGRIPLGQQVSYFANTRSQMLETMDEEAVADFFSKALFVIVAGSNDILEFLSPSVPFLGREKPDDPSHFQDALVSNLTFYLKELSELGARKFVVSDVGPLGCIPYVRALEFMPAGQCSASANRVTEGYNRKLRRMVEKMNREMGPESKFVYTDTYRIVMAIIQNHRQYGFDDALDPCCGGSFPLPPFLCIGAVANRSSSTLCSDRSKYVFWDAFHPTEAANLIVAGKLLDGDAAAAWPINVRELSQYEHK; from the exons ATGTCTCCGGCCGGCCTCCCAAGGCATAAGATGGCTCCGTCCCGTGCGCTCCACCGCCCATCTCTCCTCGCTACGGCGGCGGCGCTGCTGCTGCTCATTCTCCCtccatcagcagcagcagcagtgccGGCGCCTGCTCTCTTCATCTTCGGAGACTCCCTCGTGGATGCGGGCAACAACGACTACCTCGTGACCCTTTCCAAGGCCAACGGACCACCGTACGGCATCGACTTCGAATCCTCCGGCGGCAACGGCAAGCCGACGGGAAGGTTCACGAACGGGATGACCATCGCAGATATCATGG GTGAGTCCCTGGGGCAGAAATCTCTCGCTCCACCCTTCCTGGCTCCGAACTCGAGTGCTGCGATCACCAGCAGCGGGATCAACTATGGCTCTGGTTCTTCTGGCATATTTGACGATACCGGTTCCTTCTAT ATCGGAAGGATTCCGCTAGGGCAGCAAGTCAGCTACTTCGCAAACACCAGGTCACAGATGCTGgagaccatggacgaggaagccgTAGCCGATTTCTTCAGCAAGGCTCTCTTTGTTATAGTAGCAGGGTCCAACGACATCTTGGAGTTTCTTTCGCCGTCAGTACCGTTCCTCGGACGAGAGAAGCCTGATGACCCATCGCACTTCCAGGACGCGCTGGTTTCCAACCTGACATTCTATCTCAAG GAGCTGAGTGAGCTGGGGGCCAGGAAGTTCGTCGTGTCCGACGTCGGGCCGCTCGGCTGTATACCCTACGTCCGTGCTCTGGAGTTCATGCCCGCGGGGCAGTGCTCGGCGTCGGCGAATCGAGTCACCGAAGGCTACAACAGGAAGCTGAGGAGGATGGTGGAGAAGATGAACCGGGAGATGGGTCCGGAGAGCAAATTCGTGTACACGGACACGTACAGGATCGTTATGGCGATCATTCAGAACCACCGCCAATATG GTTTCGACGACGCGCTGGACCCGTGCTGCGGCGGCAGCTTCCCTTTGCCTCCGTTCCTCTGCATTGGAGCCGTCGCCAACCGCTCCAGCTCGACGCTGTGCAGCGACCGCTCCAAGTACGTGTTCTGGGATGCGTTCCACCCGACCGAAGCCGCCAACCTCATCGTCGCCGGCAAACTCCTCGACGGCGACGCGGCTGCCGCCTGGCCTATCAATGTCCGCGAACTGTCCCAGTACGAGCACAAATGA
- the LOC100285003 gene encoding uncharacterized protein LOC100285003, with product MSAAAAGAKKRLSVGAIAGGGFALGCGCRDAKAVAVAVASSAAASTSPYSAAGTETTTTTATTATWRRARTPPHRPSSSASGSTGTLTVPSASSSSSFPWERADAEGDGDAGEEVDCKGEATTTTSFSGLLRQLNELEQSVVSWGRKSASKDHLSPPPRPLPALPVKQRLAHSCDGDRKEGHGNFSPPPPPPHFQFQITQQRQKAKSMDKGDRQVEVAHSKSMQPPPPPPPPPPPLPLQPERQFKAQSTDDDKGGKKEDASMFPTPPQAPYHLKSKSSVLDGSVGVAVVKQSDDPLGDFRRSMVNMIVENRIVTGEELRELLRHFLALNAPRHHEAILAAFTEIWDEAFSARTTTTMATPPRPRPSAPTPPRRRHAPPTRSWR from the coding sequence atgagcgccgccgccgccggtgccAAGAAGCGTCTCAGCGTCGGCGCCATCGCCGGCGGAGGGTTCGCGCTCGGGTGCGGCTGCAGGGACGCCAAGGccgtggcggtggcggtggcgtcGTCGGCGGCGGCGTCCACGTCGCCCTACTCCGCGGCCGgcacggagacgacgacgaccacgGCGACGACCGCGACGTGGCGCAGGGCCAGGACGCCGCCGCACCGCCCGTCGTCGTCGGCGTCCGGGTCCACGGGCACGCTCACCGTGCCCtccgcgtcgtcgtcgtcgtcctttccgTGGGAGCGAGCGGACGCCGAGGGTGACGGCGATGCCGGCGAGGAGGTGGACTGCAAGGGGGAGGCCACGACCACGACGAGCTTCTCCGGCCTGCTGCGCCAGCTCAACGAGCTCGAGCAGAGCGTCGTGTCGTGGGGACGGAAGAGCGCCAGCAAGGATCACTTGTCGCCACCTCCACGGCCGTTACCAGCGCTACCAGTGAAGCAACGACTTGCGCACAGCTGTGATGGCGACCGCAAAGAAGGCCACGGCAACTtctctccgccgccgccgcctcctcatTTCCAGTTTCAGATTAcgcagcagcgccagaaggcaaaGAGCATGGATAAAGGAGACAGACAGGTCGAAGTGGCCCACTCCAAGTCCATGcaaccgccaccgccaccgccgccgccgcctccaccATTACCACTGCAGCCGGAGCGGCAGTTCAAGGCGCAGAGCACGGACGACGACAAAGGCGGCAAAAAAGAAGACGCCAGCATGTTCCCGACACCGCCGCAGGCTCCGtaccacctgaaatccaagagcTCGGTTCTCGACGGGAGCGTGGGCGTGGCGGTGGTGAAGCAGTCCGACGACCCGCTGGGCGACTTCCGGCGCTCCATGGTGAACATGATCGTGGAGAACCGGATCGTGACGGGCGAGGAGCTCCGCGAGCTCCTCCGCCACTTCCTCGCGCTGAACGCGCCGCGCCACCACGAAGCCATCCTCGCGGCCTTCACCGAGATATGGGACGAGGCGTTCTCcgccaggacgacgacgacgatggcgactCCGCCGCGGCCGCGGCCCAGCGCACCGACGCCACCGCGCCGCCGGCACGCCCCGCCTACGCGGTCGTGGCGTTAA